One part of the Algibacter sp. L1A34 genome encodes these proteins:
- a CDS encoding carboxymuconolactone decarboxylase family protein, producing the protein MTTLKIHNIESAPAESKPLLENSQKAYGMIPGLHGVLAASPQILKAYQQLHELFVSSSFNENELTVVWQTINVEHACHYCVPAHTGIAKMMKVDDAITEALRNETPLADPKLEALRTMTLSIVRNRGNVSQADLDAFYAAGYGEQQVLDIILGLSQKVISNYTNHIANTPVDDAFKSFAWKK; encoded by the coding sequence ATGACAACATTAAAAATTCACAACATCGAAAGTGCTCCAGCAGAAAGCAAACCATTATTAGAAAACTCTCAAAAAGCTTATGGAATGATTCCTGGTTTACACGGTGTATTAGCTGCATCTCCACAAATCCTTAAGGCATACCAACAATTACATGAATTATTTGTAAGCTCGTCTTTCAACGAAAATGAATTAACAGTAGTATGGCAAACCATTAACGTAGAGCATGCATGTCATTATTGCGTACCTGCACATACAGGAATTGCAAAAATGATGAAAGTTGACGACGCTATTACTGAAGCTTTACGTAACGAAACACCTCTTGCAGATCCTAAACTAGAAGCGCTTCGTACTATGACATTATCTATAGTTCGTAACCGTGGTAATGTATCTCAAGCAGATTTAGATGCTTTTTACGCTGCTGGATATGGTGAGCAACAAGTATTAGACATTATTTTAGGACTGTCTCAAAAAGTAATTAGCAACTATACAAATCACATCGCAAACACACCTGTTGATGATGCTTTTAAAAGTTTTGCTTGGAAAAAATAA
- a CDS encoding EthD family reductase, producing the protein MIKITVMYPNNADLKFDKQYYIKNHSQLLIDLLGDAIISSDINFGLAGATPDQPAPYVVIANLVFKSMETFQQSFGANAEAILADLPNFTNAKPEVQISEVV; encoded by the coding sequence ATGATTAAAATAACAGTAATGTACCCTAATAATGCCGATTTAAAATTCGACAAACAATATTACATTAAAAACCACAGTCAATTACTTATCGATTTATTAGGTGATGCTATCATATCTTCCGATATAAATTTCGGACTAGCCGGAGCAACTCCAGACCAACCAGCTCCTTATGTCGTTATTGCAAATTTGGTATTCAAGTCTATGGAAACATTCCAACAATCTTTCGGTGCAAATGCTGAAGCTATTTTAGCAGATTTGCCTAATTTCACTAATGCAAAACCAGAAGTTCAAATTAGTGAAGTTGTTTAA